Sequence from the Leptotrichia sp. OH3620_COT-345 genome:
TGGTATCGCAAGGGTTACCTTTTTTTGGTTATGATACAAAGCGAAGCAAGACACTATACATAGACAATGAAGATACTGACAGAGAGTTAAACAAAAGGCTTAGAAATAAAGATAATGCACCAGAAGACTTACATTTTTTGACAGGTGGAGAGTTTATGCTTGATGATTCGCACCACATGAACTTATTATATGAATACATTAAAG
This genomic interval carries:
- a CDS encoding AAA family ATPase is translated as MTNIFEKVQTAKHLKEREDLINLKDDWLIDTLMPSSQAGILVAPFKSFKSSLAMHMALMVSQGLPFFGYDTKRSKTLYIDNEDTDRELNKRLRNKDNAPEDLHFLTGGEFMLDDSHHMNLLYEYIK